In Rattus rattus isolate New Zealand chromosome 9, Rrattus_CSIRO_v1, whole genome shotgun sequence, a genomic segment contains:
- the LOC116909331 gene encoding olfactory receptor 1361-like: MSNTNQLSVTEFLLLGFSRKPQQQQLLLPLFLIMYLATVLGNLLIILAISTDSCLHTPMYFFLSNLSFVDVCFSSTTVPKVLANHILGSQAISFSGCLTQMYFLFTFVDMDNFLLSVMAYVQYVAICHPLHYTTKMTHQLCVLMVAGSWVTANLNVLLHTLLMAQLSFCGHNIIPHFFCDVTPLLKLSCTDTQLNELMSHTEGAVIMVIPFVCIFYIHITRTVLRVSFPRGGWKAFSTCGPHLAVVCLFYCTIITVYIHPSSSHSSEKDMIATVLYTVETPMLNPFIYNLGNRDLKGTRKSLDFLYLLDQ, from the coding sequence ATGAGCAACACCAACCAGTTGAGTGTCACTGAATTCCTCCTCCTGGGATTCTCCAGgaagccccagcagcagcagctactcCTCCCGCTCTTCCTCATCATGTACCTGGCCACTGTCCTAGGAAACCTGCTCATCATCCTGGCCATTAGCACAGACTCCTGcctgcacacccccatgtacttcttcctcagcaacCTGTCCTTTGTGGATGTCTGCTTCTCCTCCACCACTGTCCCCAAGGTACTGGCCAACCACATACTTGGGAGTCAGGCCATTTCCTTCTCTGGATGTCTCACACAGATGTATTTCCTTTTCACGTTTGTGGATATGGACAATTTCTTGCTGTCTGTGATGGCCTATGTCCAATATGTGGCCATATGCCACCCTTTACACTACACAACAAAGATGACCCATCAGCTCTGTGTCCTGATGGTGGCTGGATCGTGGGTCACTGCCAATCTGAATGTCCTCTTACACACTCTGCTCATGGCTCAACTCTCCTTTTGTGGGCACAACATCAtcccccacttcttctgtgatgtgACTCCCCTCCTGAAACTctcctgcacagacacacagctcaATGAGCTGATGAGTCACACAGAGGGAGCTGTGATCATGGTCATCCCGTTTGTTTGTATCTTTTACATCCACATCACACGTACTGTCCTGAGAGTCTCATTCCCCAGGGGAGGATGGAAAGCCttctccacatgtggcccacacctGGCTGTGGTCTGCCTCTTCTATTGCACCATCATCACTGTGTAcatccatccctcctcttcccactcatCTGAGAAGGACATGATAGCCACTGTGCTGTACACAGTGGAGACTCCCATGCTGAATCCTTTTATCTATAACCTGGGAAACAGGGACCTGAAAGGGACCAGAAAATCCCTggattttctgtatcttttggaccagtag